Part of the Corynebacterium canis genome is shown below.
GCCGGCGTGTCAAAGTCGAGGAAGGAATTGATGCCGTAGCCCATGGTGTTTTTGATGGCGTAGCGGCGTTCGATATCGGCGCGATATTTGTCGCCACGCAGGGTGTCGCGCAGACGTTCGATGACTTCGACAAGGTTTGGTTCGGTGGCGCGCAGCACCTCGTCCGCATTTACATCGGCTGTATCGATCACGGTTCCGCTTGGAAGCACAATGGTCATAGAGTCGATGGTGCGGTAGGTATTCGCGGTAATCCCGCAGGTCATACCGGAAGAGTTGTTTGCAATTAGCCCGCCGATCGTGCACGCTATCGATGACGCGGGGTCCGGACCCAGTTTCGAACCATAGCGTGCGAGTGTGGCGTTTACCTGGCCGATCGTCAGGCCGGGCTGGACTCGAACGCGTTTACCATTATCTAGGACTTCCATGGCGCGGAAATGGCGGCGCACATCAACCGTAAGCCCCTCCGATAGCGCCTGCCCCGAGAGGCTGGTGCCGCCACCGCGGAAGGTTAGTGGCCAACCCAGCTCGGCGGCGATCCGCATGGCCACCCCGACATCCGAAGGTGATTTCGCACGCATGACCGCATCGGGGGCGTGCAGGTAATGCGAGGCATCGACTGCTAGAGCCATGCGATCGAGCTCGCGGGTGGACACGGCGTCGCTACCCAGGGCGCTGCGCAGGGCCGCTAAGGCGGCGGTATTGCCTTCGGAGAGCAATGATCTTGACGTGGTGACGGACATTCGGGGCGCTCCGTTCAACTGAGAAAGTGGCTGGTTATGGGTGCAAAAGCTCTACAATTTGCACCATACTCACTAAGCACCGAGCTGCAAATATGCTTAGGCAACCCTAAAAAGCGGGAATTCGCTGGTCAGGGTTGCCTTGGTGGGATAATTTTAGGGGGCTACGGAGTTTTTGTCGCCGCCGCGCGATCGGGGGAGTCGACGTCGTCTTTCGACGGCCGCGCGGTGTCAGCGATCGCCTGAAGCGCGGCGAGGTGCGATTTCCAGGTCTTGAGGCCTTGGGGTGAGATCCTGAGCGTTGTCTGCGGCTTTTTGCCTACGAACGCCTTTTTGATCTTTACCAGGCCGTGCGATTCCAGCGCCGACGCATGTTTGGAAAGCGTGGAATCGCTTACCAAGAGGAAATCGCGCATTTGTGCGAAGGTCATTTCCTCCACGCCGGCGAGGGCGGCGAGCAATGAAAAGCGGAGCGGATTGGTTAGCGCAGGTTCGAGCTGGCTGCGCGGATGCTGGGTGTTCATGGCGTTTTCTTGAGTGCGACGATTTCGTAGGTGGGGCCGAGCAGGGCCAGGACGGCGAACGCGATGCTGAGCGCAATATTGACGTTCAAACCCATACTGAACAGGTTGTTTCCAAAAATGGTTACGGCCCACAGTACGGTCCAGAGGCCAATCATAATGCCCCAGCGCTTGCCGAATCCGCGGCGGATTGGGGTCAGCCTCGCGGTCAGCGGGATGGTGGCAACTCCGAGCGCGAGCCAGGTGAACATGATGGTGAGTGCCGGACCCTGCGTACCGCCATTTACTACGGACAAGTGTGCGATCACAGGGTAGGCGGAACCGCCGGCACAGATGGCGATGAAGTGAAGCCAGGCGGGGCTGATGCCCGCCGCACGACGACCCAATACGGCCGCTTGTTCGAGTTGCTCCGAGGCTTGTTCCGGGGTGGGAATGTGCGTGTTCATGGTCTGATCTCCTTTCAAGACTCATTATAGGAAACTACTTTCCGATTTGGCAAGTGCTTTCCGTCACAGCCGCTCGGTGCCGCTTTTCGACGCCGCGCCCAGCTCGCCCGCCGCACCCCGCACGCCAAATGAGATCCCGAATTCTCATAGATCGCACAATAGGAACTCAGACCCATTGATTCCTTGTGTAATAACTGTGCGCCCAGCCCTGTGGTTGTGGGCCTGCCCGCGTTGGGTGCAATCAGGACATTTCTTTGGTGTTTTGGCCCACTTTGCGGGAGTACAATGGTCATACCAGTTGATTTTGCGGCGGTATGTGCGAACCCGCAGGCTGCGCTGGCGCTGTGGGTCGCGGCGTCGTTAATAGCCTTAACCTTGGACGTTTCATTCGTTAGTGAAATAAATGGGCGCTGTGTGAGTGGGGACGTTCGCACGCAGATGCTGCAACTTGGCTACGCAACAATAGGGGACTCGCGAGCTGGGAAACGGGCCCAAAATGTGGGAAATTAAGGAAACTTTCCCCAGTTAGGTGTGCCGGTCTGGGGGTGTTGAAGTTTCGCTACTCCG
Proteins encoded:
- a CDS encoding winged helix-turn-helix domain-containing protein; the protein is MNTQHPRSQLEPALTNPLRFSLLAALAGVEEMTFAQMRDFLLVSDSTLSKHASALESHGLVKIKKAFVGKKPQTTLRISPQGLKTWKSHLAALQAIADTARPSKDDVDSPDRAAATKTP